Proteins encoded together in one Flavobacterium keumense window:
- the lptB gene encoding LPS export ABC transporter ATP-binding protein produces MILKADNLIKTYKGRSVVKGISVEVNQGEIVGLLGPNGAGKTTSFYMIVGLVKPNAGSIHLDNLDITDYPMYKRAQAGIGYLAQEASVFRKLSIEDNILSVLQLTNLSKAEQEAKMESLIAEFSLEHIRTNRGDLLSGGERRRTEIARCLATDPKFILLDEPFAGVDPVAVEDIQRIVAQLKNKNIGILITDHNVQETLAITDKTYLMFEGGILKAGIPEELVEDEMVRRVYLGQNFELRKKKLEF; encoded by the coding sequence ATGATATTAAAAGCAGACAATCTAATCAAAACCTACAAGGGCCGCAGTGTCGTAAAAGGGATTTCGGTAGAAGTAAACCAAGGAGAAATCGTAGGACTTTTAGGTCCTAACGGAGCGGGTAAAACCACTTCTTTTTACATGATTGTAGGCTTAGTAAAACCCAATGCAGGCAGTATACATTTAGATAATTTGGACATTACGGATTACCCAATGTACAAAAGAGCTCAAGCAGGAATTGGCTACTTAGCGCAAGAAGCCTCTGTTTTTAGAAAGCTAAGTATTGAAGACAATATATTAAGTGTACTGCAATTGACCAACTTATCAAAAGCAGAACAGGAAGCCAAAATGGAAAGTTTAATTGCCGAATTCAGTTTGGAACACATCCGAACCAACCGAGGCGATTTACTATCAGGTGGAGAAAGACGTCGTACCGAAATTGCACGTTGTTTAGCCACCGACCCTAAGTTCATCTTATTAGACGAACCTTTTGCAGGGGTAGACCCTGTAGCGGTGGAAGACATACAGCGTATTGTAGCCCAATTAAAAAATAAAAACATCGGTATCTTAATTACCGACCATAATGTGCAAGAAACACTAGCCATTACGGACAAAACGTACTTGATGTTTGAAGGTGGAATCCTGAAAGCAGGAATACCTGAAGAATTAGTGGAAGACGAAATGGTACGCCGAGTATATTTAGGACAGAACTTCGAATTGAGAAAGAAAAAATTAGAATTTTAA
- a CDS encoding carboxymuconolactone decarboxylase family protein has translation MADIVQEFNEYRSKMNEKLLADNNKIVKRIFNLDTNAYAEGALDVKTKELLGLVASTVLRCDDCIKYHLETSYKEGVTKEEMMEAMGIATLVGGTIVIPHLRRAYEFWEALENN, from the coding sequence ATGGCTGATATCGTTCAAGAATTTAATGAGTACCGTTCAAAAATGAACGAGAAATTACTCGCAGACAATAACAAAATTGTCAAGCGTATTTTCAATTTAGACACCAATGCCTATGCCGAAGGGGCTTTGGATGTAAAAACCAAAGAACTTTTAGGTCTTGTGGCCTCTACTGTATTGCGCTGTGATGATTGCATCAAATACCATTTAGAAACCAGTTATAAAGAAGGCGTAACCAAAGAAGAAATGATGGAAGCAATGGGAATCGCTACTTTAGTAGGCGGAACTATTGTAATCCCTCATTTGCGTAGAGCCTACGAATTTTGGGAAGCCTTAGAAAACAATTAA
- the tatC gene encoding twin-arginine translocase subunit TatC encodes MAKKDLNEMSFLDHLEELRWLLVRSTIAILILATVTFFVSDYIFDVIIFGPTSPDFITYRFFCDLSHQLGFADSICVTEMPFIIQNTDMEGQVNILVWTCILSGFILGFPYILWELWKFISPALYEKERKHAKLFLFVSSMLFFLGVLFGYFVVIPMSVNFFATFKVSDVVKNQFSIDSYIGMVKTSIVASGLFFELPIIIYFLTKLGLVTPTFLRKYWKYAVIIILIVAAIVTPPDVVSQTIVAIPMLIIYEASIWISKVVTRNKNKENG; translated from the coding sequence ATGGCAAAGAAAGATTTAAACGAAATGTCGTTTTTAGACCATCTCGAGGAACTACGATGGTTATTAGTACGAAGTACAATTGCTATTTTAATTTTAGCAACGGTCACTTTTTTTGTAAGCGATTATATATTTGATGTAATTATTTTTGGACCAACTAGTCCCGACTTCATTACCTACCGCTTTTTCTGTGATTTATCACACCAATTAGGATTTGCCGACAGCATTTGCGTAACCGAAATGCCTTTCATTATCCAAAATACCGATATGGAAGGACAGGTAAACATTTTAGTTTGGACGTGTATCTTATCTGGATTCATTCTTGGATTTCCTTACATACTATGGGAATTATGGAAATTCATTAGCCCTGCCTTGTACGAAAAAGAAAGAAAACACGCCAAGTTATTTCTATTTGTGTCTTCGATGCTTTTCTTCTTAGGCGTTTTATTTGGCTACTTTGTGGTGATCCCAATGTCTGTAAACTTCTTTGCCACCTTCAAGGTGAGTGATGTGGTAAAAAACCAATTCAGCATTGATTCCTACATCGGAATGGTAAAAACGAGTATCGTAGCCAGCGGCTTGTTTTTTGAATTACCAATTATTATCTATTTCTTAACCAAGCTAGGCTTAGTTACTCCAACATTCTTAAGAAAATACTGGAAATATGCAGTGATAATTATTTTAATTGTAGCCGCTATTGTAACACCTCCTGATGTAGTAAGTCAAACAATTGTAGCTATCCCAATGTTGATTATTTACGAAGCAAGTATATGGATTTCTAAAGTTGTAACTCGAAATAAAAACAAAGAAAATGGCTGA
- a CDS encoding KpsF/GutQ family sugar-phosphate isomerase, which produces MITTQNILATAQKTILSESQSIAKIADYLDETFATAVEKIYHSKGRLIVTGIGKSAIIAQKMVASFNSTGTPSLFLHAAEAIHGDLGMVQKEDIVICISKSGNSPEIKVLVPLLKRFDNFLIAITGNMSSFLAQGSDIVLNTTVDHEACPNNLAPTNSTTAQLVMGDALAVCLMEMRDFKAEDFAVYHPGGALGKKLLLRVKDMLENSQKPMVTPDAPIKKVIVEISEKRLGVTAVVENNQVIGIITDGDIRRMLNERDSFADLTAKDIMTKNPKTTTSEAMVIDAFHLMENFKITQLVVVDDSEFKGVLHLHDILKEGII; this is translated from the coding sequence ATGATAACAACCCAAAATATTTTGGCTACAGCCCAAAAAACTATACTCTCAGAAAGCCAATCGATAGCAAAAATTGCTGATTATCTGGATGAAACATTTGCAACGGCTGTTGAAAAAATTTACCATTCAAAAGGGAGATTAATCGTAACTGGTATCGGGAAAAGCGCCATCATTGCACAAAAAATGGTTGCTAGCTTCAATTCGACAGGAACTCCATCCTTATTTTTACACGCTGCCGAAGCCATTCATGGCGATTTAGGAATGGTTCAAAAAGAAGATATTGTCATCTGCATTTCTAAAAGTGGCAATAGCCCTGAAATTAAAGTATTAGTGCCTCTATTGAAACGTTTTGATAATTTTTTAATTGCCATAACTGGAAATATGAGTTCGTTTTTAGCGCAAGGATCCGATATTGTACTCAATACTACAGTAGATCATGAAGCTTGCCCTAATAATTTAGCACCAACCAATAGTACTACAGCTCAATTAGTAATGGGCGATGCCTTAGCCGTTTGTCTGATGGAAATGCGCGATTTTAAAGCCGAAGATTTTGCAGTCTATCATCCTGGAGGTGCTTTAGGTAAAAAACTACTACTCCGCGTCAAAGACATGCTAGAAAACTCGCAAAAACCAATGGTTACTCCCGATGCTCCAATCAAAAAAGTAATTGTTGAAATTTCGGAAAAACGTCTTGGAGTTACTGCCGTAGTAGAAAACAATCAAGTAATCGGGATCATTACCGATGGAGATATTCGTCGTATGTTAAACGAAAGAGATTCTTTTGCTGATTTGACAGCCAAAGACATTATGACCAAAAATCCAAAAACCACTACCTCTGAAGCCATGGTAATTGATGCTTTCCATTTGATGGAAAACTTCAAAATTACCCAACTCGTTGTAGTAGACGACTCAGAATTTAAAGGGGTGTTACACCTGCACGATATTTTAAAAGAAGGAATTATATAA
- a CDS encoding ATP-dependent DNA helicase RecQ, whose product MNSNEIDIHKELKKYFGFSQFKGLQEQVVRSILAKQNTFVIMPTGGGKSLCYQLPALIQEGTAIVVSPLIALMKNQVDAIRSLSSENGIAHVLNSSLTKTEIAQVKNDISAGITKLLYVAPESLTKEEYVQFLQSVTVSFVAIDEAHCISEWGHDFRPEYRNLRHIIKQLGGDVPVIGLTATATPKVQEDILKNLDMSNATTFKASFNRPNLYYEVRTKTKNIESDIIRFIKQNKGKSGIIYCLSRKKVEAIAEVLQVNGISAVAYHAGLDAKTRAKHQDMFLMEDVEVVVATIAFGMGIDKPDVRFVIHHDIPKSLESYYQETGRAGRDGGEGHCLAYYSYKDVEKLEKFMSGKPVAEQEIGFALLQEVVAYAETSMSRRKFLLHYFGEEFDSETGEGADMDDNVRNPKNKVEAKNQVVQLLEVVRDTKHLYKSKEVVFTLIGRVNAVIKAHKTDSQSFFGSGADHDEKYWMALLRQVLVEGYLAKDIETYGIVKITDKGLDFIKNPSSFMMSEDHEYSESEEDAIVSSTKSSGATDEILMGMLRELRKKVAKKLGVPPFVVFQDPSLEDMALKYPITQDELITIHGVGEGKAKKYGASFVELISRYVEDNDIIRPDDLVVKSTGVNSANKLYIIQNIDRKLSLEDIAAAKGMTMDDLIKEMEQIVYSGTKLNIKYWIDDLLDDEQQEEIHDYFMESESDRIEDALKEFDGEYDIDELRLMRIQFISEVAN is encoded by the coding sequence ATGAATTCAAACGAAATTGATATCCACAAAGAATTAAAGAAGTATTTTGGCTTTAGTCAATTTAAAGGATTACAAGAGCAGGTTGTACGAAGTATTCTTGCTAAACAAAATACTTTTGTTATTATGCCTACAGGCGGAGGGAAATCACTCTGTTATCAGTTGCCGGCTTTAATTCAGGAAGGAACTGCGATTGTAGTCTCGCCACTGATTGCTTTAATGAAGAATCAGGTAGATGCTATTCGAAGTCTTTCTTCTGAGAATGGTATTGCGCATGTGTTGAATTCATCTTTGACTAAAACTGAGATAGCCCAAGTAAAAAATGATATCTCAGCAGGAATTACTAAATTATTATATGTTGCCCCTGAATCGTTGACTAAGGAGGAATATGTGCAATTTCTTCAGTCGGTAACTGTTTCATTTGTTGCTATTGATGAGGCGCATTGTATATCCGAATGGGGACATGATTTTAGACCAGAGTATCGCAATTTAAGACATATTATCAAACAGTTAGGTGGTGATGTTCCAGTAATTGGGTTAACCGCTACGGCTACTCCAAAGGTACAGGAAGATATTTTGAAAAATTTGGATATGTCTAATGCCACAACATTTAAGGCATCGTTTAATAGGCCTAATTTGTATTATGAGGTTCGTACTAAAACCAAAAATATTGAATCGGATATCATTCGTTTTATCAAACAAAATAAAGGAAAATCAGGAATTATTTATTGTTTAAGTCGTAAAAAAGTTGAAGCTATTGCTGAGGTTTTGCAAGTGAATGGTATTAGCGCGGTGGCTTATCATGCTGGTTTGGATGCGAAAACAAGAGCGAAACATCAAGACATGTTTTTGATGGAAGATGTGGAGGTAGTTGTAGCTACTATTGCTTTTGGTATGGGAATTGACAAACCCGATGTTCGTTTTGTAATTCATCACGATATTCCAAAGTCTTTGGAAAGTTATTATCAAGAAACAGGACGTGCAGGACGAGATGGAGGCGAAGGTCATTGTTTAGCCTACTATTCGTATAAAGACGTAGAAAAATTAGAAAAATTCATGTCGGGTAAACCTGTTGCTGAACAAGAAATTGGATTTGCTTTGTTGCAAGAAGTAGTGGCCTATGCTGAAACTTCGATGTCGAGACGTAAATTTTTATTGCACTATTTCGGTGAAGAATTCGATAGCGAAACGGGTGAAGGAGCCGATATGGATGACAACGTACGCAATCCAAAGAATAAAGTAGAAGCTAAAAATCAAGTCGTACAATTATTAGAAGTTGTTCGCGATACCAAACATTTATACAAATCTAAAGAAGTCGTATTTACTTTGATAGGTCGTGTGAATGCGGTAATTAAGGCACATAAAACAGACTCACAATCCTTCTTTGGATCGGGAGCTGATCACGATGAAAAATATTGGATGGCTTTGTTACGCCAAGTTTTAGTCGAAGGGTATTTGGCTAAGGATATTGAAACCTATGGTATTGTTAAGATTACAGACAAAGGATTGGATTTTATTAAAAATCCTAGTTCGTTTATGATGTCTGAAGATCACGAGTATAGCGAAAGTGAGGAGGATGCAATTGTTTCATCAACAAAATCTTCGGGAGCGACTGATGAAATTTTAATGGGAATGTTGCGTGAGTTGCGTAAAAAAGTAGCCAAAAAATTAGGAGTTCCGCCTTTTGTGGTTTTCCAAGATCCTTCTTTGGAAGACATGGCGTTAAAATATCCGATTACTCAAGATGAATTAATTACGATTCATGGTGTTGGAGAAGGAAAGGCTAAAAAATATGGTGCTTCCTTTGTAGAATTAATTAGTCGTTATGTTGAGGATAATGACATTATTCGTCCAGATGATTTGGTAGTGAAATCTACCGGTGTGAATTCGGCTAATAAGTTGTATATCATCCAAAATATTGACAGAAAACTCTCTTTAGAGGATATTGCTGCAGCCAAAGGCATGACTATGGATGACTTGATTAAAGAGATGGAACAGATTGTGTATTCAGGAACTAAATTAAATATTAAGTATTGGATTGACGATCTTTTGGATGACGAACAACAAGAAGAAATTCACGACTACTTTATGGAATCTGAATCGGATCGAATTGAAGACGCTTTGAAAGAATTTGACGGTGAATACGATATTGATGAATTGCGTTTGATGCGTATTCAATTCATTAGCGAAGTCGCTAACTAA
- a CDS encoding NAD(P)/FAD-dependent oxidoreductase, with amino-acid sequence MPKELLLQVSPEIAADAVLLQQYLSKQIKVGVSEIQHVSILKRSIDARQKTIKINLKVRIYLQEEVFQEQSISLPDYQNVAHAHEVIVVGAGPAGLFAALQLIELGLKPIVIERGKDVRGRRRDLKAINRDHIVNEDSNYCFGEGGAGTYSDGKLYTRSKKRGDVTRILELLFAFGATPDILVDAHPHIGTNKLPQIIQDIREKIIECGGQVLFETRVTDIVIKNNEVQGVVTQKRDTIAANKIILATGHSARDIFELLDRKKVLIEAKPFALGVRAEHPQSLIDRIQYSCDYRGEHLPPAPYSIVKQVGGRGMYSFCMCPGGVIAPCATSPGEVVTNGWSPSKRDQATANSGIVIELKLEDFAPFAKFGPLAGMEFQKSIEQKAWHLAGQTQRVPAQRMVDFTQNKVSTTIPTTSYVPGTTSVEMGRVFPGFLSQILREGFTEFGKSMKGYLTNEAILHAPESRTSSPVRIPRDGISLEHLQIKGLYPCGEGAGYAGGIISAAIDGEKCALKIAESLQ; translated from the coding sequence ATGCCAAAAGAACTTTTACTACAAGTTAGTCCCGAAATAGCTGCCGATGCTGTGTTGCTACAACAGTATTTGTCTAAACAAATCAAGGTTGGGGTTTCTGAAATTCAACATGTTTCCATACTAAAACGTTCTATTGATGCGCGTCAAAAAACCATTAAAATCAATCTGAAAGTACGGATTTATTTGCAAGAAGAAGTCTTTCAAGAACAATCTATATCGCTTCCTGATTATCAAAATGTCGCTCATGCCCATGAAGTAATTGTTGTTGGTGCAGGTCCAGCAGGACTTTTTGCTGCTTTGCAATTGATCGAATTAGGATTAAAGCCTATTGTGATTGAACGTGGAAAAGACGTTCGTGGTCGTCGTCGTGATTTAAAAGCGATCAATCGAGATCATATTGTGAATGAAGATTCCAATTATTGTTTTGGCGAAGGCGGGGCAGGAACTTATTCGGATGGGAAATTGTATACCCGTTCTAAAAAACGAGGTGATGTAACTCGAATTCTGGAATTGTTATTTGCTTTTGGTGCAACACCTGATATTTTGGTTGATGCTCATCCGCACATTGGAACAAACAAATTGCCTCAAATTATTCAGGATATTCGAGAAAAAATTATTGAATGTGGCGGACAGGTTTTGTTTGAAACCCGTGTAACCGATATTGTAATCAAAAATAACGAAGTCCAAGGCGTGGTAACTCAAAAAAGGGATACCATTGCCGCTAATAAAATCATATTGGCCACAGGGCATTCGGCTCGTGATATTTTTGAATTGTTGGATCGCAAAAAAGTATTGATTGAAGCCAAGCCTTTTGCTTTGGGCGTTCGAGCAGAACATCCACAATCGTTGATAGACCGTATTCAATACAGTTGTGATTATCGTGGGGAACATTTACCACCCGCTCCGTATTCGATAGTAAAACAAGTGGGAGGTCGAGGGATGTATTCTTTTTGTATGTGTCCAGGTGGAGTAATTGCGCCTTGTGCTACTAGCCCAGGCGAGGTAGTAACCAATGGATGGTCGCCTTCTAAACGGGATCAGGCTACTGCCAATTCCGGCATTGTTATCGAATTGAAGTTAGAAGATTTTGCTCCTTTTGCTAAATTTGGGCCTTTGGCTGGAATGGAATTTCAGAAGAGTATCGAGCAGAAAGCATGGCATTTGGCTGGTCAAACCCAACGTGTTCCCGCACAACGAATGGTTGATTTTACTCAAAATAAAGTATCTACTACTATTCCTACTACATCCTATGTTCCAGGTACTACTTCGGTAGAAATGGGGCGGGTGTTTCCTGGTTTTTTAAGTCAGATTTTGAGAGAAGGATTTACCGAATTTGGCAAATCGATGAAAGGCTACTTGACCAATGAAGCGATTCTTCACGCGCCTGAATCACGTACTTCTTCGCCTGTGAGAATTCCGAGAGATGGAATATCTCTTGAGCATTTGCAAATCAAAGGATTGTATCCGTGTGGAGAAGGAGCAGGCTATGCTGGTGGCATTATTTCGGCTGCCATTGATGGTGAAAAATGCGCTTTAAAAATCGCTGAAAGTTTGCAGTAA
- a CDS encoding glycoside hydrolase family 130 protein has protein sequence MKQLIRLTLLLALLYCNTIEAQKSKSSWTLLDFVKTDSINPILSPDKKQTFICPVSKKTVSWEERNVLNPSAIVKDNKVYLIYRAQDNQMTSRLGLAVSEDGLHFKKEAEPIFSPDNDSMNQYEWKGGVEDPRVIECSDGSYFMTYTAYDGKVARLCFATSKDLKHWTKQGLVLKDEKYKDLWAKSGAIVGKKKGNKIIATKINNNYWMYFGDTDLFMAYSDDLIHWQAAVNEESQKIISVLHPRMGYFDSRLVEPGPFALLQKEGIVLIYNGSNAANYNTSELPKFTYAAGQALFDKNQPYKLIDRTQNHFIHPDKPYEKMGEVNEVCFVEGLVFFKNKWFLYYGTADSKISVAVRKQ, from the coding sequence ATGAAACAACTCATTCGTCTCACACTACTTCTTGCTCTACTATATTGCAACACAATTGAAGCACAAAAATCAAAGTCCAGCTGGACATTACTTGATTTTGTAAAAACGGACAGCATTAATCCTATTTTATCACCTGATAAAAAACAGACCTTTATATGTCCGGTAAGTAAAAAAACGGTGAGTTGGGAAGAACGCAATGTACTCAATCCGTCTGCCATTGTAAAAGACAACAAAGTATATCTCATTTATCGAGCACAAGACAACCAAATGACTTCCCGTTTAGGCTTAGCCGTAAGCGAAGACGGTTTGCATTTTAAAAAAGAAGCCGAGCCTATCTTTTCCCCTGACAATGACAGCATGAATCAATACGAATGGAAAGGTGGAGTAGAAGATCCAAGGGTGATTGAATGCTCTGACGGAAGCTATTTTATGACCTATACTGCTTATGATGGTAAAGTGGCCCGATTGTGTTTTGCCACTTCCAAAGATTTGAAACATTGGACAAAACAAGGCCTGGTACTGAAAGACGAAAAGTACAAAGACCTCTGGGCCAAATCTGGGGCGATTGTAGGTAAAAAAAAAGGAAATAAAATAATTGCTACCAAAATTAATAACAACTATTGGATGTATTTTGGCGATACCGATTTGTTCATGGCGTATTCTGACGATTTAATCCATTGGCAAGCCGCTGTCAATGAAGAAAGTCAAAAAATAATTAGTGTTCTTCATCCTCGAATGGGCTATTTTGACAGTCGATTGGTAGAACCTGGACCTTTTGCCCTTTTGCAAAAAGAAGGAATTGTATTAATCTACAACGGTAGTAATGCAGCCAATTACAACACCTCTGAATTGCCAAAATTTACCTATGCTGCAGGCCAAGCATTATTTGACAAAAACCAACCGTACAAACTAATCGACCGTACTCAAAATCACTTCATTCATCCCGACAAACCCTATGAAAAAATGGGAGAAGTAAATGAAGTTTGTTTTGTAGAAGGATTGGTTTTCTTTAAGAACAAATGGTTCTTATATTATGGTACAGCCGACTCAAAAATTTCCGTAGCGGTGCGTAAACAATAG
- a CDS encoding bifunctional methionine sulfoxide reductase B/A protein, protein MKYYFLLFVPLLIFNACGQTTTQKKSNTSTMSNTISKPENPYYSNTDTTKLNVSDAEWKKILPPDLYAVAREADTERAFTGTMWNDETKGTYYCAVCGSRLFRSNQKFTSSCGWPSFFEQENKESIIFKLDKSFGMIRTEALCGRCNSHLGHLFNDGPEPTGKRYCMNAISLDFVPDAIPTQSNSKIATITLGGGCYWCVEAVYENLKGVQSVVSGYAGGHTENPTYEEVCSGTTGHAEVVQITYDKTQTNLDEIFKVFFTVHDPTTLNRQRADVGTQYRSVIFYKNEQEKKEAQHIITALTNARVYDSPVVTTIEPLTQFYKAEDYHQGYYEKNKNQPYCKMVIQPKIEKFEKLFKSRLKKE, encoded by the coding sequence ATGAAATATTATTTTTTATTGTTCGTCCCTTTACTTATTTTTAATGCTTGTGGCCAAACAACAACTCAAAAAAAATCCAATACCTCAACTATGTCAAATACCATTTCTAAACCTGAAAACCCATACTATTCGAATACTGACACCACAAAATTAAACGTCTCAGATGCCGAGTGGAAAAAAATATTACCTCCTGATTTATATGCCGTAGCGCGTGAAGCTGACACTGAAAGAGCATTTACAGGAACCATGTGGAACGACGAAACAAAAGGAACCTACTACTGTGCTGTATGTGGATCCAGATTATTCCGATCCAATCAAAAATTCACTAGTAGTTGTGGCTGGCCAAGCTTTTTTGAGCAAGAAAATAAAGAAAGTATCATCTTCAAATTGGACAAATCCTTCGGAATGATTCGCACCGAAGCGCTTTGTGGCAGATGCAACAGTCATTTAGGCCATTTATTCAATGACGGCCCGGAACCCACTGGAAAAAGATATTGTATGAATGCCATTTCTTTAGATTTTGTACCAGACGCAATACCTACACAATCCAATTCAAAAATAGCCACCATTACTCTAGGTGGTGGATGCTATTGGTGTGTAGAAGCAGTATACGAAAATTTAAAAGGAGTCCAATCCGTTGTATCGGGTTATGCAGGGGGGCATACTGAAAATCCAACCTATGAAGAAGTATGCTCAGGAACAACGGGCCATGCCGAAGTAGTCCAAATTACCTACGACAAAACACAAACCAATTTAGACGAGATTTTCAAAGTATTCTTTACCGTTCACGACCCCACCACACTCAACCGACAAAGAGCCGATGTAGGCACACAATACCGTTCGGTTATTTTCTACAAAAACGAACAAGAAAAAAAAGAAGCGCAGCATATCATTACAGCTCTCACTAATGCCCGTGTATATGATAGTCCAGTAGTAACTACTATTGAACCACTTACCCAATTCTACAAAGCCGAAGACTACCATCAAGGATATTATGAAAAGAATAAAAACCAGCCGTACTGTAAAATGGTGATCCAACCTAAAATTGAAAAATTCGAAAAATTATTTAAAAGTCGTTTGAAAAAAGAATAA
- the idi gene encoding isopentenyl-diphosphate Delta-isomerase has protein sequence MLEEHVILVNERDEPIGLMPKMEAHEKAVLHRAFSVFVLNSKNEIMLQQRAHHKYHSPLLWTNTCCSHQREGETNIQAGSRRLYEEMGFQTELKELFHFIYKAPFDNGLTEHELDHVMIGYYHEDPKINPDEVEAWKWMPIEAVKVDIQNHPDLYTIWFKIIFDEFYHFLEEHTL, from the coding sequence ATGTTAGAAGAGCATGTTATATTAGTGAATGAAAGGGATGAGCCCATTGGGTTAATGCCGAAGATGGAGGCGCATGAAAAAGCAGTTTTACATCGTGCTTTTTCGGTTTTTGTATTGAATAGCAAGAACGAAATTATGTTGCAACAACGTGCGCATCACAAATACCATTCTCCGCTGTTATGGACCAATACCTGTTGTAGTCACCAACGCGAAGGAGAAACTAATATTCAAGCAGGAAGTAGACGATTGTATGAGGAAATGGGATTTCAAACTGAGTTGAAAGAATTGTTTCATTTTATATACAAGGCTCCTTTTGACAATGGTTTGACAGAGCATGAATTGGATCATGTAATGATAGGGTATTACCATGAAGACCCTAAAATTAACCCCGATGAAGTAGAAGCATGGAAATGGATGCCTATTGAGGCTGTGAAGGTCGATATTCAGAATCATCCAGATTTATATACGATTTGGTTCAAAATTATTTTTGATGAATTTTATCATTTTTTAGAAGAGCATACACTTTAA
- a CDS encoding 6-pyruvoyl trahydropterin synthase family protein: MRVTISRKAHFNAAHRLYRKDWSFEQNDAVFGKCNNPNFHGHNYELIVSVTGPIDPETGYVMDVKILSDIIKKEVEDAMDHKNLNLDVPEFQDLNPTAENIAVVIWNKIRKHIQATHDLEVVLYETARNFVTYKGE, from the coding sequence ATGAGAGTTACGATTTCACGAAAAGCCCATTTTAATGCGGCACACCGATTGTATAGAAAAGATTGGTCATTTGAGCAAAATGATGCTGTTTTTGGGAAGTGTAATAATCCGAATTTTCATGGACATAATTATGAATTGATAGTGAGTGTTACAGGACCTATTGATCCAGAAACAGGCTATGTGATGGATGTTAAAATTCTTTCGGATATTATCAAAAAAGAAGTAGAAGATGCGATGGATCATAAAAATTTGAATTTGGATGTTCCTGAATTCCAAGATTTGAATCCAACGGCTGAAAATATAGCGGTAGTGATTTGGAATAAAATCAGAAAACACATTCAAGCCACCCATGATTTGGAAGTGGTTTTGTATGAAACAGCTCGTAATTTTGTAACGTATAAAGGAGAATAA
- a CDS encoding peroxiredoxin: MAIQVGDVVPQFSAVDAQGNLFDSASVIGKKTVVLYFYPKDNTPGCTAQACSFRDQYEDFLDLGAEVIGISSDGLASHQKFTAQYQLPFLLLSDTDKKIRKLFGVPTAFFGLLPGRVTYVIDAKGVVQMVFNSMLAGQHIPKALEAIKKIVTQEM, translated from the coding sequence ATGGCCATTCAAGTAGGTGATGTTGTGCCTCAGTTTAGTGCGGTAGATGCTCAAGGTAATCTTTTTGATAGTGCCTCTGTAATAGGAAAAAAAACAGTAGTGCTTTATTTCTATCCCAAAGACAATACACCGGGTTGTACTGCCCAAGCGTGTAGTTTTAGAGATCAATATGAAGATTTTTTAGATTTAGGGGCAGAAGTTATTGGAATTAGTAGTGATGGTTTGGCTTCGCACCAAAAGTTTACTGCTCAATACCAGCTTCCCTTTTTACTTTTGTCAGATACGGACAAAAAAATAAGAAAATTATTTGGAGTTCCAACCGCTTTTTTTGGACTACTTCCAGGACGAGTTACGTATGTTATAGATGCAAAAGGAGTAGTCCAAATGGTATTCAATAGTATGTTAGCGGGGCAACACATCCCGAAAGCCCTCGAAGCGATTAAAAAAATAGTTACACAAGAGATGTAA